A genomic window from Nocardioides rotundus includes:
- a CDS encoding adenosine deaminase, with protein MSSGDLGEFIAGLPKAELHVHHVGSASPRIVSELAARHPGTVPSDPAELERFFEFTDFAHFIDVYLAVVGLVRTAEDVRTLTYEIAEEMARGQSLRYAELTCTPYTSVLAGVPIEGYTEAIEDARVAAERDFGLVLRWIYDIPGESGIPAADATLAYALEHRTDALVGFGLGGPEIGVPRPQFASHFARAREAGLHSVPHSGETTGPASVWEALRDLGAERIGHGVSAAQDPELLGHLADHRIPLEVCPTSNLRTRAVATLEEHPLRAFVEAGVPVTINSDDPPMFGTSLNREYAVAADLLGLDRAGVAGLAVAAVDHSFAPDGTKARLREEITAYLAERS; from the coding sequence GTGAGCTCGGGGGACCTCGGGGAGTTCATCGCCGGGCTCCCGAAGGCCGAGCTCCATGTCCACCACGTCGGGTCGGCGTCGCCGCGGATCGTCTCCGAGCTCGCGGCGCGCCATCCCGGCACGGTTCCGAGCGACCCGGCCGAGCTGGAGCGGTTCTTCGAGTTCACCGACTTCGCGCACTTCATCGACGTCTACCTCGCCGTCGTCGGGCTGGTCCGCACGGCCGAGGACGTGCGGACGCTGACCTACGAGATCGCCGAGGAGATGGCGCGCGGGCAGAGCCTGAGGTACGCCGAGCTCACCTGCACGCCGTACACCTCGGTGCTGGCCGGTGTGCCGATCGAGGGCTACACCGAGGCGATCGAGGACGCCCGGGTGGCCGCCGAGCGCGACTTCGGCCTGGTGCTGCGCTGGATCTACGACATCCCGGGGGAGTCCGGCATCCCGGCGGCCGACGCCACGCTGGCCTACGCCCTGGAGCACCGCACGGACGCGCTGGTCGGCTTCGGCCTCGGCGGCCCGGAGATCGGCGTGCCCCGTCCGCAGTTCGCATCGCACTTCGCCCGGGCCCGCGAGGCCGGCCTGCACTCCGTGCCGCACTCGGGTGAGACGACCGGGCCGGCGTCGGTGTGGGAGGCGCTGCGCGACCTGGGCGCGGAGCGGATCGGTCACGGCGTCTCGGCCGCGCAGGACCCCGAGCTGCTCGGTCATCTGGCCGACCACCGGATCCCGCTGGAGGTGTGCCCCACCTCGAACCTGCGCACGCGCGCGGTCGCCACGCTGGAGGAGCACCCGCTGCGCGCGTTCGTCGAGGCCGGGGTGCCGGTGACCATCAACTCCGACGATCCGCCGATGTTCGGGACGAGCCTCAACCGCGAGTACGCCGTCGCCGCCGACCTGCTCGGGCTCGACCGGGCCGGGGTGGCCGGGCTGGCCGTGGCCGCGGTGGACCACTCCTTCGCACCCGACGGCACCAAGGCCCGGCTGCGCGAGGAGATCACGGCCTACCTCGCCGAGCGCTCGTAG
- a CDS encoding DsbA family protein, protein MSKKKAAESRAARAQALIEQRKKAERRRRLIAIVGAVAAVVVVVGGAFLLTNVMGDGDGSGGNASQSAPKSPALSNYGITVGKDSAPTKITLYEDLQCPACKAMEDAVGPALTQAIDDGSAQVTYKLISFLDGASTNQYSSRATNAALVVLQESGPEVFRKYHQMLYAQQPAEGGAGYEDSQLIDMAVQAGADEKAITPGIEDKIFADYIEKATAQSNEDGVEGTPTVEIDGKRVEGDPIQAITRALSQ, encoded by the coding sequence ATGTCGAAGAAGAAGGCGGCGGAGAGCCGTGCCGCCCGTGCCCAGGCCCTCATCGAGCAGCGCAAGAAGGCTGAGCGGCGCCGGCGCCTGATCGCGATCGTGGGTGCGGTGGCCGCTGTGGTCGTGGTCGTGGGTGGTGCGTTCCTGCTCACCAACGTGATGGGTGACGGCGACGGATCCGGCGGCAACGCCTCGCAGTCCGCGCCGAAGTCTCCCGCGCTGAGCAACTACGGCATCACCGTCGGCAAGGACAGCGCGCCAACGAAGATCACCCTCTATGAGGACCTGCAGTGCCCCGCCTGCAAGGCGATGGAGGACGCCGTCGGTCCCGCGCTGACCCAGGCGATCGACGACGGGTCGGCGCAGGTGACCTACAAGCTGATCTCGTTCCTCGACGGCGCCTCGACCAACCAGTACTCCTCCCGCGCCACCAACGCCGCACTCGTGGTCCTCCAGGAGTCCGGCCCCGAGGTCTTCCGGAAGTACCACCAGATGCTCTACGCCCAGCAGCCCGCCGAGGGCGGTGCCGGCTATGAGGACTCCCAGCTGATCGACATGGCCGTGCAGGCCGGGGCCGACGAGAAGGCGATCACGCCCGGCATCGAGGACAAGATCTTCGCCGACTACATCGAGAAGGCCACCGCCCAGTCCAACGAGGACGGCGTCGAGGGGACCCCGACGGTGGAGATCGACGGCAAGCGGGTCGAGGGCGACCCGATCCAGGCGATCACCCGGGCCCTCAGCCAGTGA
- the orn gene encoding oligoribonuclease: MTGLDLTADALIEVAALVTDFELNVLGEGVDLIIRPPAEALEQMGDFVRSMHESSGLLAALETGITLEEAEQQVLAYVEEHCPSGSRPPLAGNTVATDRSFLSRDMPELDAFLHYRIVDVSSIKELSRRWYPRAYHQAPEKQGNHRALADIQESIEELRYYRDAVFVPPPGPDSETAKAIAQRHGGALTGAGAVDADVAD, from the coding sequence ATGACCGGCCTCGACCTGACCGCGGACGCGTTGATCGAGGTCGCCGCCCTCGTCACCGACTTCGAGCTGAACGTGCTCGGCGAGGGCGTGGACCTGATCATCCGGCCGCCCGCCGAGGCCCTGGAGCAGATGGGCGACTTCGTCCGGTCGATGCACGAGAGCTCGGGGCTGTTGGCCGCGCTCGAGACCGGGATCACCCTGGAGGAGGCCGAGCAGCAGGTCCTCGCCTATGTCGAGGAGCACTGCCCCAGCGGCAGCCGTCCGCCACTGGCGGGCAACACCGTCGCCACCGACCGCAGCTTCCTGTCCCGCGACATGCCCGAGCTGGACGCGTTCTTGCACTACCGGATCGTCGACGTCTCCTCGATCAAGGAGCTCTCCCGCCGGTGGTACCCCCGCGCCTACCACCAGGCGCCGGAGAAGCAGGGCAACCACCGCGCCCTGGCCGACATCCAAGAGAGCATCGAGGAGCTGCGCTACTACCGCGACGCGGTCTTCGTGCCGCCGCCGGGCCCGGACAGCGAGACCGCCAAGGCCATCGCGCAGCGGCACGGCGGGGCGCTCACCGGGGCCGGGGCCGTCGATGCGGACGTTGCGGACTGA
- a CDS encoding PepSY-associated TM helix domain-containing protein has translation MSVDTRVRAPERAPTPRPSGSGLFRAVWRWHFFASFLVVPILLTLAVTGLIYLFRFQLEPLLQPDLMTVEPPSAGASAALGAQLQLDAVQAAYPDATPVSLTEPAAADRPTTVSIQLPDGSGRDVFVDPYSASVLGDVDPDKTLSGTAALIHGELMAGKLGDAVIELAASWAVVMALTGYYLFFRGRRARKRARRSGRRDARLRSRHGLVGAVVGVGLLGLLASGLPWTGIWGEQVQRLATANGSSLWSTDPGAISEPTSTLDESLPHSHGGQVPWGMGKSEVPQGKQKKEGVSIADVDTALAVADREGLRHPMTVALPGEDAGVFSVIGYAFDAPSDERTVHVDRYDGEVVSTYGFDDYPLMAKVVSQGIGFHEGRSLGLWSFWGAALMCIGVITLCVTGPLMWWRRRPRGSGSGAPRGRMPLRSSPLLVAGLVLLGVLLPLFGLSLLLVLVLDQLVLRRVPRLQRFFNAT, from the coding sequence ATGTCCGTCGACACCCGTGTCCGCGCGCCCGAACGCGCCCCGACACCCCGACCGTCCGGGTCGGGACTCTTCCGCGCCGTCTGGCGCTGGCACTTCTTCGCGAGCTTCCTGGTCGTGCCGATCCTGCTCACCCTCGCCGTCACCGGCCTGATCTACCTGTTCCGCTTCCAGCTGGAGCCGCTGCTCCAGCCCGACCTGATGACGGTCGAGCCGCCGAGCGCCGGCGCCTCGGCTGCGCTGGGGGCCCAGCTGCAGCTCGACGCCGTCCAGGCGGCCTATCCCGACGCCACTCCGGTCTCGCTGACCGAGCCGGCCGCCGCTGACCGGCCCACCACCGTCTCGATCCAGCTGCCCGACGGCAGTGGACGGGACGTGTTCGTGGACCCGTATTCGGCGAGCGTGCTGGGGGACGTCGACCCGGACAAGACGCTCTCCGGCACCGCCGCGCTCATCCACGGCGAGCTGATGGCCGGCAAGCTCGGCGACGCCGTCATCGAGCTCGCCGCCAGCTGGGCGGTGGTGATGGCGTTGACCGGCTACTACCTGTTCTTCCGCGGCCGCCGGGCACGCAAGCGAGCGCGCCGCTCGGGGCGCCGCGACGCCCGGCTGCGCTCCCGGCACGGCCTGGTCGGCGCGGTCGTCGGCGTCGGCCTGCTCGGGCTGCTGGCCAGCGGCCTGCCGTGGACCGGCATCTGGGGCGAGCAGGTGCAACGGCTCGCGACGGCGAACGGCTCGTCGCTGTGGAGCACCGACCCCGGCGCGATCAGCGAGCCGACCTCGACGCTGGACGAGTCGCTGCCGCACAGCCACGGCGGCCAGGTGCCCTGGGGCATGGGCAAGTCGGAGGTGCCTCAGGGGAAGCAGAAGAAGGAGGGGGTCAGCATCGCCGACGTCGACACGGCCCTCGCGGTGGCCGACCGGGAAGGACTGCGGCACCCGATGACGGTCGCGCTCCCCGGGGAGGACGCCGGGGTGTTCTCCGTCATCGGCTACGCCTTCGACGCGCCCAGCGACGAGCGCACGGTGCACGTGGACCGCTACGACGGCGAGGTGGTGTCGACGTACGGGTTCGACGACTACCCGCTGATGGCGAAGGTGGTCTCCCAGGGGATCGGCTTCCACGAGGGGCGCAGCCTCGGGCTGTGGTCCTTCTGGGGCGCCGCGCTGATGTGCATCGGCGTGATCACGCTGTGCGTCACCGGGCCGCTGATGTGGTGGCGGCGACGGCCGCGCGGGTCCGGCTCGGGGGCGCCGCGCGGCCGGATGCCGCTGCGCTCGTCGCCGCTGCTCGTCGCCGGCCTGGTGCTGCTGGGCGTGCTGCTGCCCCTCTTCGGGCTGTCGTTGCTGCTGGTGCTGGTGCTGGACCAGCTGGTGCTGCGCCGGGTGCCGCGCCTGCAGCGGTTCTTCAACGCGACCTGA
- a CDS encoding phytoene desaturase family protein has translation MQSERSSYDAVVVGAGHNGLTAAAYLARAGLSVLVLERLPHVGGAAVSAKAFPGREARLSRYSYLVSLMPEQLMRDLDLSVDLVSRHTASYTPTLRDGVPFGLLVERPEGEATRASFAALTGSEAEYDAWRRFYADVEALAEVVAPTLMQPLPTDREIRARADERTWRELVEEPIGRAIRSRFADPTVQGVVGTDALIGTFASLDDPSLVQNRCFLYHLIGNGTGEWRVPVGGMGAVTGALERAARAAGAEIHTGAGVAAIRDGADGAEVTWHDGRTQHTVVARTVLAGVAPWVLEFLLGRPATAATKPSGSQLKINLLLDRLPRLRSGADPAVAFAGTLHLNEDLGQVEAAYAEAAAGRVPSVLPGEVYCHSLTDDSILGADAGTGVQTLTYFGLHTPAELFQADPTAKERAVAAAIASIDQHLAEPLMSVVARDGDGNPCIEAKTPPEIEADLAMPGGHIFHGDLDWPWAPHRVLLDTPARRWGVATDLDSVLLCGSGARRGGAVSGLGGHNAAQAVLEARS, from the coding sequence ATGCAGAGCGAGCGGTCCTCCTACGACGCGGTCGTGGTCGGCGCGGGCCACAACGGCCTGACCGCGGCGGCCTACCTCGCCCGGGCCGGGCTCTCCGTGCTCGTCCTGGAGCGGCTCCCGCACGTGGGCGGGGCCGCGGTGTCCGCGAAGGCGTTCCCCGGCCGGGAGGCGCGGCTCTCGCGCTACTCCTACCTGGTCTCGCTGATGCCCGAGCAGCTGATGCGGGACCTGGACCTGTCGGTGGACCTGGTGTCGCGACACACCGCGTCCTACACGCCGACCCTGCGTGACGGCGTACCGTTCGGGCTGCTCGTCGAGCGCCCCGAGGGCGAGGCGACCCGCGCGTCGTTCGCGGCGCTCACCGGGTCGGAGGCGGAGTACGACGCGTGGCGACGCTTCTACGCCGACGTCGAGGCGCTCGCCGAGGTCGTGGCGCCCACGCTGATGCAGCCGCTGCCGACGGACCGGGAGATACGCGCCCGGGCCGACGAGCGCACGTGGCGGGAGCTGGTCGAGGAGCCGATCGGGCGGGCGATCCGCTCTCGCTTCGCCGACCCGACGGTGCAGGGCGTCGTCGGGACCGACGCGCTGATCGGGACCTTCGCGTCGCTGGACGACCCCTCGCTCGTGCAGAACCGGTGCTTCCTCTACCACCTGATCGGCAACGGCACCGGCGAGTGGCGGGTGCCGGTCGGCGGGATGGGCGCGGTGACGGGGGCGCTGGAGCGGGCCGCGCGGGCAGCAGGCGCGGAGATCCACACCGGCGCCGGCGTGGCCGCGATCCGCGACGGCGCCGACGGGGCCGAGGTGACCTGGCACGACGGACGGACCCAGCACACGGTGGTGGCCAGGACCGTGCTGGCGGGCGTCGCCCCCTGGGTGCTGGAGTTCCTCCTGGGCCGCCCCGCGACGGCCGCGACGAAGCCGTCCGGCTCGCAGCTGAAGATCAACCTGCTGCTGGACCGGCTGCCGCGGCTGCGCTCGGGCGCCGACCCGGCCGTCGCGTTCGCGGGGACGCTGCACCTCAACGAGGACCTCGGCCAGGTGGAGGCGGCGTACGCCGAGGCCGCGGCCGGGCGCGTGCCGTCGGTGCTGCCCGGCGAGGTCTACTGCCACTCGCTGACCGACGACTCGATCCTCGGCGCGGACGCGGGCACCGGCGTGCAGACGCTGACCTACTTCGGCCTGCACACCCCGGCCGAGCTGTTCCAGGCGGACCCGACCGCCAAGGAGCGCGCGGTGGCGGCCGCGATCGCGTCGATCGACCAGCACCTCGCCGAGCCGCTGATGTCCGTGGTCGCTCGCGACGGCGACGGGAACCCGTGCATCGAGGCGAAGACCCCGCCGGAGATCGAGGCCGACCTGGCCATGCCCGGCGGGCACATCTTCCACGGCGACCTGGACTGGCCGTGGGCACCGCATCGCGTCCTGCTCGACACTCCCGCCCGCCGCTGGGGCGTCGCGACCGACCTGGACTCGGTGCTGCTGTGCGGCTCCGGCGCCCGCCGCGGCGGCGCCGTCTCCGGGCTGGGCGGGCACAACGCGGCGCAGGCCGTGCTCGAGGCGCGCTCCTGA
- a CDS encoding nucleotide pyrophosphohydrolase has translation MAPSVREQLREFVEERDWSQFHSPENLAKSIVIEAAELLECFQWAAAEDYQRVQDELADVATYCHLLAAALEVDLDRVVLDKLEVTRAKYPVARARGRSEKYDRLPD, from the coding sequence ATGGCGCCCTCAGTCCGTGAGCAGTTGCGAGAGTTCGTGGAAGAACGTGACTGGTCGCAGTTCCATAGCCCGGAGAACCTAGCCAAGAGCATCGTGATCGAAGCGGCCGAACTTCTCGAATGCTTCCAGTGGGCGGCCGCGGAGGACTACCAGCGCGTTCAGGATGAATTGGCGGACGTCGCCACGTACTGTCACCTGCTGGCGGCAGCGCTCGAGGTAGATCTCGATCGCGTTGTCCTGGACAAGCTCGAGGTGACGCGGGCGAAGTACCCCGTGGCGCGTGCCCGCGGCCGAAGTGAGAAGTATGACCGGCTTCCGGATTGA
- a CDS encoding DUF2075 domain-containing protein → MTGFRIEEVRFSADQVAAWAPLEPRFRNWPVVYTLDGAGKIYVGESLNVAARFRQHLASPHRSRLTGARVVIDDTFNKSVCLDLESFLIRLFAGDGQFDVLNGNHGITDADYYGREGYRETFHQIFNELRERGAFSRPIREIENTDLFKLSPFKALTQDQAIAVDDILSGLFDDLEANTSSRIVIHGAPGTGKTVVGIFLMKLLMDIKRADVTYPPDSDSLLSEFFVPGYPELLADFNAALVVPQQSLRRSIKNVFRKTPDLSPNQVLSPWEVGGAAEQFDLLIVDEAHRLNQRAAQAAGPLNRKFVEINEKLFGGDDPSISQLDWIDYQSRHQIYLLDGAQAIRPADLPAETTQALLDDVRSRGRHYSLTSQMRVQAGDDYVGYVRGVLDGSITIGRNFPGYDLRLFEDPVDMRNMILERELEVGLSRLLAGFAWPWAGKHDPAALDIDADGLQLRWNTSDTDWVNSPTSINEVGSIHTIQGYDLNYAGVIIGKDLRYDPTTSRIFFDRDNYHDPRGATNNRMRGITYSDDDILQFVRNIYAVLLTRGMLGTYVYVCDRPLRQYLRAFL, encoded by the coding sequence ATGACCGGCTTCCGGATTGAGGAGGTGCGGTTCAGCGCGGACCAGGTCGCTGCCTGGGCTCCGCTCGAACCGCGGTTCAGGAACTGGCCGGTCGTCTATACGCTCGATGGGGCGGGCAAGATCTACGTCGGTGAGTCGCTGAACGTTGCCGCCCGATTCCGTCAGCACTTGGCATCCCCGCATCGCAGCCGACTCACGGGCGCAAGGGTCGTCATCGACGACACCTTCAACAAGTCCGTGTGTCTCGACTTGGAATCGTTTCTCATCCGCTTGTTCGCAGGCGACGGGCAGTTCGATGTCTTGAACGGCAACCACGGCATTACCGACGCGGACTATTACGGCCGTGAGGGATATCGGGAAACTTTTCACCAGATCTTTAACGAGTTACGCGAGCGCGGCGCGTTCAGCCGACCCATCCGCGAGATCGAGAACACTGATCTATTCAAGCTGTCGCCATTTAAGGCGCTCACCCAGGATCAGGCGATCGCGGTCGATGACATCCTTAGCGGGCTCTTCGACGACCTTGAGGCGAACACCTCAAGCAGGATCGTCATCCATGGAGCACCGGGGACTGGCAAGACCGTGGTGGGCATCTTTCTCATGAAATTATTGATGGACATCAAGCGAGCTGACGTCACATATCCGCCAGATAGCGACTCGCTGCTGTCCGAGTTCTTCGTGCCAGGGTATCCAGAGTTGCTTGCGGATTTCAACGCCGCGCTGGTGGTGCCTCAGCAGTCGCTTCGACGTTCCATCAAGAACGTCTTCCGCAAGACTCCCGATTTGTCCCCAAATCAGGTGCTCAGCCCTTGGGAAGTTGGCGGCGCCGCCGAACAATTCGACCTTCTCATCGTTGACGAAGCTCACCGACTCAACCAGCGAGCAGCCCAAGCGGCCGGGCCTCTCAACCGCAAGTTTGTCGAGATCAACGAGAAGTTGTTCGGAGGGGATGACCCCTCAATCAGTCAACTCGACTGGATCGACTACCAGAGCCGGCATCAGATCTATCTACTCGATGGCGCCCAGGCGATCCGGCCCGCGGACCTGCCTGCCGAGACCACCCAAGCCCTGCTCGACGATGTGCGAAGCAGGGGGCGCCATTACTCGCTGACGTCCCAGATGCGCGTACAGGCAGGCGACGACTACGTGGGTTACGTGCGCGGCGTGCTCGATGGCTCGATTACGATTGGTCGCAATTTTCCCGGCTACGATCTGCGCCTCTTCGAAGACCCCGTGGACATGCGTAACATGATCCTCGAGAGGGAGCTCGAGGTCGGCCTTTCGCGACTCCTCGCTGGTTTCGCTTGGCCATGGGCAGGAAAGCACGACCCCGCGGCGCTGGATATCGATGCCGACGGGCTACAGCTGCGCTGGAATACCAGCGACACCGACTGGGTCAATTCCCCAACATCAATCAACGAAGTCGGCTCGATCCACACGATCCAGGGTTACGACCTCAACTACGCTGGCGTCATCATCGGTAAGGACCTGCGCTATGACCCGACCACAAGCCGTATCTTCTTCGACCGCGACAACTATCACGACCCCCGAGGTGCAACGAACAACCGCATGCGTGGCATCACGTACTCCGACGACGACATCCTGCAGTTCGTGCGAAACATCTATGCGGTACTGCTCACGCGGGGCATGTTGGGCACCTACGTGTACGTATGCGATCGACCGCTTCGCCAATACTTGCGGGCCTTTTTATAG